The following is a genomic window from Clostridium fungisolvens.
CATTAGGTAATGATATATATGATTTATGGATGGAGTTTGAAGAGAAAGAAACTTATGAAGCGAAGGTTGCTAACGGATTGGACAAGTTAGAGGCACAAATACAGCATAACGAAGCGGATTTATCTACATGGATAGATATAGAATTTAAGATGTGTTATATGCTTGATAAACATGTTGAATTTGAACCGGCCTTAATGGAGCTAAAAAAGTTGGTATTAGAACAAGCAGAACAGAAACTTATGAAGGCTGATATAGATCTTAATTCTTTAAGAAGTTGATGGGGGTATTTCACACAAACAAAACATATTTATTACATAAGTACAATACAATGCTAGGTTATTATATAAATATGATAAGTTTTAATTTTTACCCCCTAAAAATTAAATTTAAAAATGTATATAATGTGGAAAAGTGTATATAATACTAATGACCGATATGGTCATTACGTAGGATCTTGCTGCCGAATGGCAGCTTTTTTTTCGTCTTATTATAAAGATGTATAAGTCAAATTTGTGTAAAAATTAATTTTAAATTGTATATCAATGGTATATAATATTGAATTAGGGTATATTAAGTCAGTTATAATATTTTTTAAAAATAAATTTATTATGAAGTGCTTATCTGTTCAGAAGAATAGATATACCATTTCCATGATTTAAAAATATACCAACAATCATTTTAAGTATTAATGGTATTTTACTTGATAAATGGATTTTATTTAGAATTGGTATATCTGTATACTATGGAAGGTGATATGTATGGATAGCGCAACAATTGTTAAAGCAGTGATAATAATACTTTTAGGCAGTGCCTATATATGGACAAATTCAAAGAGGTACAAGGATTAAAGATAGGAAGGGAACATCATATGAAGAATTTTTGGTGCGATGTGTACTTAGATAAGATAAAGAACAATGTAGATAGAATAAAAGAATTGACTAATAACAAGAAGATAATAGCAGTTGTAAAAGGAAATGCCTATGGATTAGGAATTGAAGGAGTAACTGAATATTTAGATCAATTTGTTGATTTTTTTGCAGTTGGAGATTTAGAAGAGGCTAAGAGAGTTAGGAGTCAAAAAGAAATTCTACTGTTATCCCCGCTGGTAACGTTAACTGATTTCAATACAGATATGGATAATATAATTTTTACAATAGATAACGAAGCTATGTTGGATAAACTTTCGCCTGAAGTAAATATAAAGGTTCATTTATATATTGATAGTGGAATGAATAGAATGGGAATAAGTCCAGATAGAATTGATAGTGTAATTGAAAAAATAAAAAATGAATTTAAAAATATAAACATAGATGGGATATATACTCACTTACATAATGGAAGCAATGTAAAGTACACAAAAAATCAAATTAATCTATTCAAAGCGACAGTTGAGAAATACGTAGGTGTGATACCACATATACATTGCTTAAATTCAATCTGTACCTTAAACAGTGAATATAGAGAGCTTGCTGAGTTTACCAATACTGTTAGAAGTGGAAATATTTTGTACGGATATGATGGGCTAAACCAAGGCTTTAAAAAAGCATATGGATTTTATGCAAAACCAGTTAATACTCACTTTGTAAAAAAGGGAGGATATGTTGGATACGGCTGTAAATATAAAGCTAAAAAAGATATGCAGGTTGGTGTACTAGGCTTTGGGAACATAGAGCATTTTGGCTTTAATAAGGCAGTGAAGCATAATGTGTTTTATGATATATTAAAGGCTATTTACAATCATGTTAAGTTTAGACCAGTTATCTTTTCAGGGAATATAGGGGTAAGAGTTCTTGGCACAGCTAACATGAATACTACACTGATATCAATGGATGACATAAACATAGAAAGCATTCTTAGAGTTGATATATCTCCTATACTTGCAGATTCATCTGTGGAGAAAAATTACATAACGAATTAGTTGTTCAGCATAATAAGTTATTATTCGTGATATGACGAATAATAACTTATTTTTTTCTTTTATCATTGACAAAGTATGGAGCAAGTGTTATTTTATTTTTATAAAGGCGAATAATTTTACAACTATTTAAAATATAATTCGTAATCAAGGGCGATTACTTTCCTAAGTGTGCCCTTAGGATTTTTTTATTCTTTAGGGAATTATAATTCAATTGAATCTGTGGATAAGTTAAAGAATAAAATCTGAATATTTGTGTTTTGGGAGGAAATCATGATTAGAACTTTGTATGTAGAAAAAAGACAAGGCTTTGATATCGAAGCAAACGCACTACTAGAGGACTTCAAAACAAATTTAGGAATAAACACTATCAAAGAGGTACGTTTAATAAACAAATATTCTTTCAACGAAATTGAAAGTGAAGTTTATGAAAAGGCAAAGGCTATAATCTTTTCTGAACCTATGGTGGATAAAGTTTATGAAGACCAATTTCCTATTTCAGAAGGAGAAGCTGTTTTTGCAGTAGAATACCTTCCAGGCCAATATGATCAAAGAGCAGACTCAGCTGAACAATGCTTTCAGATTCTTACAGCAGGGGATAAACTTGAAATAAAGTCATCAAAGGTTGTATGTATTAGTGGCGATATAAGTGAAGATGAACTAACAAAGATAAAACAATATTACATAAATCCTGTTGACTCAAGAGAGGTAGATCCTCTATCTAAAGAGTTATTCTCATCCTATGAAATTCCAAGCGAAGTTAAAAATATAGATGATTTTATAAATATGAATGAAGAACAGTTAAGCGATCTTCATAAAGAATTAGGCTTAGCCATGACAATAGAAGATTTAATATTAATAAAAGAATATTTCTCAGAAGAAAGAAGAAATCCAAGTATTACTGAGATAAAGGTTATAGATACTTATTGGTCAGATCATTGTAGACACACAACTTTCTTGACTTCAATAGAAAGTGTTGAAATAGAAGAAAGTATCTATTCAAGTCCGATCATTAAAAGTTTTAACAGATATAAAGAAGCAAGAGAGCTTTTATATAAGAATAAAAATAAAGATATGACTTTAATGGATATAGCTGTAATAGCAATGAAAGAACTTAGAAGTAAAGGAATGCTTGAAGATCTAGATATTTCAGATGAAATAAATGCATGTTCCATAAAAGTAAAGGTTGAAACAGAAAAGGGTACTGAAGATTACCTAGTAATGTTCAAGAATGAAACCCACAATCATCCTACTGAAATAGAACCCTTTGGTGGGGCAGCTACATGTCTTGGTGGGGCAATTAGAGACCCGCTATCTGGCAGAACTTATGTATATCAAGCCATGAGAGTTACCGGAAGCGGAGATCCTACAGTTTCTATAGAAAATACGCTAAAAGGAAAATTACCTCAAAGAAAGATAACTTTAGGGGCAGCACACGGATATAGTTCCTATGGAAATCAAATAGGACTTGCTACTGGACAGGTTAATGAAATATATGATGCTGGATATGTTGCTAAGAGAATGGAAATTGGTGCAGTAATAGCAGCAGCACCACTTAAAAATGTAAGAAGAGAAGAACCTGTAAAGGGAGATATAATAATTCTTCTTGGTGGAAGAACGGGAAGAGATGGTTGCGGTGGAGCAACTGGATCGTCAAAGGAACATACAGTTGAATCAATAGAACAATGCGGAGCAGAAGTGCAGAAGGGAAATGCACCAACTGAAAGAAAGTTACAAAGACTTTTTAGAAATCCTAAGGTCTCAACTATGATAAAAAGATGTAATGATTTTGGTGCTGGTGGGGTTTCTGTAGCAATTGGAGAACTATGTAGAGGTCTTGATATTAACTTAGATCTAGTTCCTAAAAAGTATGAAGGTCTTGATGGAACCGAACTAGCTATTTCAGAATCACAGGAAAGAATGGCGGTAGTTGTTTCAAAAGAAGATGGACAAAAGTTTGTTGAACTAGCTCTTGAAGAAAATTTAGAAGCAACTATTGTTGCTGAAGTTACTGATCTTGAAAGAATGAGAATGTTTTGGAATGGTAAAAAGATTGTAGATTTATCAAGAGCCTTCTTAGATACAAATGGAGCGAAGCAAAGTACTGACGCTATATTAAAGGCACCTAAGTCAGAAGAAAATGTATTTAACGAAGAAAATAATGCAAGCTTAAGAGAACAATGGATAGAAACTTTAAAGAGCTTAAATGTTGCATCACAAAAAGGCTTAGTTGAAAGATTTGACTCAACAATAGGTGCAGGCACTATACTAATGCCTTTTGGAGGAAAATATCAGCTTACTCCTGCTGAAGGAATGTCAGCTAAGATACCTGTAGTTAATGGAGAAGCTGAAGAAGCAACTATTATGAGCTTTGGATTTAACCCGAAGATTGCGAGATGGAGTCCATACCATAGTGCTTATAACGCAGTGGTAGAATCGGTAGCTAAGATAGTTGCATGCGGTGGTAAAAGCAAAAAGATTTGGTTAACTTTCCAAGAGTACTTCGAAAAGCTTGGTAAAAATCCTGAAAGATGGGGAAAACCACTTGCAGCACTACTTGGAGCATATCAAGCTCAGATAGATTTAGGGATAGCAGCAATAGGTGGAAAAGATAGTATGTCTGGAAGTTTTGGAGAAATGGATGTACCACCTACTTTAGTATCCTTTGCTGTAGCGGTTGAGAAAGCTAAAAATATAATCTCACCTGAGTTTAAGTCAGTAGATTCTCAAGTGATCTACGTAAGCGTAAGTAGAGATGAAAGTGAACTTATTAATATAGAAGAATTTAAGAAAAATGTAGAAGTAATTGAAAGATTAATCGAAGAGAAAAAAGTTATATCAGCATATTCCTTAAAAAATGGGGGCATTTGTGAAGGAATATCTAAAATGTGTTTCGGAAACAAAATTGGGGTTAGGCTTTCAGCATTAAGCAAAGAAGAACTTTTCAATATTAACTATGGAACATTTATACTTGAAGTTCCATGTGGAGTAGATGTTGTAAGTGAATTCAAAGGGGCTAGTTACAAGATTATTGGTGAAACAATAGAAGAAGCAGCTATTAAAGTTTTAGATGAAAGCTTTGATATTGATGAACTTATACTACAGTGGGAAAGAAAATTAAGTAAAGTGTTTAAGATTAAGACTAAAGAAGAAAGTGAAAAGGTAACTTCTATCCTATATGAAAATAGCTATAAAAAGTCACCTGCAATTAAAACTGCAAAACCAAGAGTATTAATACCTGTATTCCCAGGTACAAACTGTGAATATGATTGTACAAGAGCTTTCGAAAAAGAAGGTGCTGAAGTAAAACAATTAGTTCTAAAGAACCTTACAAAAGAAAGTCTTCTTGATTCTTTAGTACAGATGGAAAAAGAGATACAAAATAGTCAAATTATAATGCTTCCTGGAGGTTTTAGTGCTGGTGATGAACCTGATGGATCAGCAAAATTCATTGCTACAGTGTTTAGAAATGAAAGAATAAGTAATGCTGTGATGGATCTTCTGAAAAATAGAGATGGGCTTATGTTAGGGATTTGTAATGGCTTCCAAGCATTAGTGAAGCTTGGGCTGCTTCCATACGGAGAGATAGTTGATATGGAAGAGGATATGGCTACATTAACTTTTAACACCATGGGAAGACATATGAGTTCAATAGTAAATACTAAGGTAGTTTCAAAGCTATCACCATGGTTTAATGAAGTTAATTTAGGAGATATACATGCTGTTCCGATATCTCATGGTGAAGGAAGATTTGTTGCGCCACAAGAGCTTTTAACAGTGCTTCAATCAAAGGGACAAATAGCGACTCAATATGTGGATATGAATGGAGAGGCTACACTTAATATGCCATACAATCCAAATGGGTCAATGCTTGCTATAGAAGGTATAACAAGTCCTGATGGAAGAATACTTGGTAAGATGGGACATTCAGAAAGAATAGGTGACAACTTGTATAAAAACATTATTGGTGAGTTTGACCAAAAACTCTTCAAATCTGGTGTGAATTACTTTAAATAATATTGAAATTAATTATAAAATAATCTTAATTAATTCGGAGGTATAAGATGAAAGTAGCAATTTTCTTTGGTTCAAAATCAGATACTGATGTAATGAAGGGAGCGGCTAATGCTCTTAAGGAATTTGGCGTGGAATATAAGGCTTTTGTATTATCTGCTCATAGAGTTCCTGAAAAGCTTATGGAAACTCTACATGAAATAGATGAACAAGGTTTTGAAGTAATCATTGCTGGTGCTGGACTTGCAGCACACTTGCCAGGAGTTATAGCATCACATACAACAATGCCTGTAATAGGAGTACCTGTAAACGCAGCAATAAATGGGTTAGATGCTTTATATTCAATAGTTCAAATGCCTAAATCAATACCAGTAGCAACAGTTGGTATAAACAACAGTTATAATGCTGGTATGCTTGCAGTACAGATGCTTTCATTAAAATATCCAGAGCTTAAAGAAAAGCTAATAAATTTCCGTAAAGATATGAAAGAAAAATTCATAAAAGAAAATGGAGAAGGAGTGGAACTATAATGGAAAAAAGAGAAATGATGTATGAAGGAAAAGCAAAGAAAATATATGCAACTGATAAGGCAGATGAGGTAATAGTTTATTATAAGGATGATGCAACAGCATTTAACGGAGAAAAGAAAGGTCAAATAGAAGACAAGGGTGTTTTAAATAACGCAATTACTTCAGTGCTTTTTGAACTTCTTGCGAAAGAAGGAGTTAAAACTCACTTTATAGAAAAGTTAAGTGAAAGAGAACAACTTTGCAAAAAGGTTGAAATAGTACCTCTTGAAGTTATAGTGAGAAATGTAGCAGCTGGAAGTATGGCAAAGAGATTAGGACTTGAAGAAGGTTTCCCACTTAAGACTACAGTTTTTGAAATCTGCTTAAAGGATGATTCATTAGGAGATCCACTAATAAATGATTATCATGCAGTAGGAATAGGAGCAGCTACTTTTGAAGAATTAAAAGCAATGTATGAAATAACTGCAAAGGTTAATGAAGTACTAAAGGCATTTTTCTTAAAGCAGAACATAAAGCTAATAGATTTCAAAATAGAGTTTGGAAGATTTAACGGAGAAATAATACTAGCTGATGAAATATCACCAGACACTTGCAGATTCTGGGATGCAACTACTAATGAAAAGTTAGACAAAGATAGATTTAGAAGAGATCTTGGAAATGTTAAAGATGCATATGTAGAAATACTTAATAGAATTAACCAGTAATTATTAGTGAAAGGAATCTGATTATGAGAATAGAGCCAATTGAAGATAAGTTTAAAGAAGAATGTGGAGTATTTGGAGTATTTTCCAAGAACAACTTAGATGTAGCAAGAATCACATACTATGGACTTTATGCATTACAACACAGAGGACAAGAAAGTGCGGGTATTGCAGTTTCTGATGGTGATAATATAAAACTTCATAAGGACTTAGGTCTTATAACTGAAGCTTTTAAAGAAAGGCACCTAGAGGAATTAAAGGGACATATGGCAATTGGACACGTTAGATATTCAACAACAGGATCTACTAATGTGGAAAATGCACAACCACTTTTAAGCTCATATAAGCTTGGCTCTATTGCCATAGCACATAATGGAAATCTAGTTAATGCAGATGTGCTTAGAGAACTTCTAGAAGATTCTGGACACGTATTTCATACCTCGATAGACTCGGAAGTAATTATAAGCTTAATAGCTAGAGGAGCAAAAAGAGGAATAGAAAGAGCTATAGCTGATGCTGTTCAAACCATAAAAGGTTCCTTTGCATTAGTTATGATGACTAAGGATAAACTTATAGGGGTTAGAGACTCCAATGGAATAAGACCTTTATGTATAGGAAAAATTGACGATAGCTATATTTTAGCTTCTGAAAGCTGTGCTTTAGACACAGTTGGGGCTGAATTTGTAAGAGATGTAAAACCAGGTGAAATTGTAATAATAGATGAACATGGTATAGAAAGCGTAAGATATTCAGAACAAACTCAGTGCGAGACTTGTGTGTTTGAATATATATATTTTGCAAGACCTGATAGTACAATAGACGGTATAAATGTTCATCAATCAAGAATTAAAGTGGGAGAAATGCTATTCAAAGAGTCTCCAGTTGAGGCTGATATTGTAATAGGTGTTCCAGATTCGGGAATCTCCGCTGCAATTGGATATTCAAGGGCTTCTGGTATTCCTTATGAAACAGGTTTTGTGAAGAATAAATACGTTGGAAGAACCTTCATAACACCAAATCAAGAGATGAGAGAAAGAGCGGTATCAGTAAAGCTTAATCCTTTAAAAGTAAATGTAGAGGGTAAAAGAGTAATTCTTATTGATGATTCAATAGTTAGAGGAACAACCTCAAGGCATCTTGTTGAAGCTCTTAGGAAAGCAGGAGCTACAGAGGTTCACTTTAGAGTTGCATCACCAGTAGTAAAATTTCCATGTTATTTTGGAATAGACATATCTTATAGAAAAGAATTAATTGGTTCAGATAGAACAGTTGAACAAATAAATGAGGTAATTGGTGCAGATTCCCTATCTTATATTTCTTTAGAAGGGTTATTAAAGTGCTTTGGAGAAAAGAAAGGTTACTGTTTAGGCTGCTTTAATGGAATTTATCCGGTTTCAACACCAATAGAAACAGCAAAAGATCATCTTGAAAGGTAGTGAAGAAATGTTAACATACAAACAAGCAGGAGTAGATATTGAAGAGGGATATAAATCTGTTAAACTCATAAAAGAATATGCAAGCAGAACTTTATCAAAATATGTTTTAAATGGACTTGGAAGCTTTGCAGGAATGGTAGAACTTCCTGAAGGTTATAAAAAACCTGTACTAGTTTCTGGAACAGATGGAGTTGGTACAAAGCTTGATATAGCTTTTAAGACAAAAAAATATGATACTGTAGGAATAGACTGCGTTGCTATGTGCGTAAATGATATATTATGTCATGGTGCAAAGCCACTATTTTTCCTAGATTATATAGCTTGCGGTAAGCTTGAAGCTGAAGTAGCTTCAGATTTAGTAAAAGGTGTATCCGATGGTTGTCTTCAAGGTGATTGTTCCTTAGTTGGTGGCGAAACAGCAGAAATGCCTGGCTTCTATAAAGAAGGAGAATACGATGTAGCAGGATTTGCAGTAGGAATTGTAGATAAAGATAAGATAATCAACGGAAGCACTATAGAAGAGGGAAATGTCCTAATAGGTTTAGCATCTTCAGGAATACATTCCAATGGATTCTCTTTAGTAAGAAAAATATTTACTGATTTAAATGAAGAATTTGATGGAAAGCCAGTATGGGAAACTTTAATTGAGCCTACAAAGATATATGTAAAACCGGTAATGAATGTTTTAGAAAGTTACGATATAAAGGGAATGGCACATATAACTGGTGGAGGTTTTATAGAAAATGTTCCAAGAATGTTTGGGGACAGAGAACTTACTGCAGTTATCAATAAGGATAGCTATCCACTTCCTAACATTTTTCAGGAAATAATAAATAGAGGTGTTGAAAAAGACCATATGTACAATACCTTCAACATGGGAATAGGTTTCGTATTAGCAGTAGATAAACAAGATAAGGATGCTGTACTTGAGTTATTGATATCTCAAGGTGAAAGAGCTTATGAGATTGGATATGTTAAGAACGGAGGTACAGGAATTTGTTTAGAATAGCAGTATTAGTTTCAGGTGGAGGAAGTAATCTTGGTTCTATAATCGATAGTATTGAGAAGGGATACTTAAACTGCTCCATTGAGGCTGTTATCTCTGATAAAAAAGATGCTTTTGCATTAACAAGAGCAAAAGAAAAAAATATCCCAGCGTATGTAGTAGATAAGAAGGAATTTGGATCTGAATCTTCGAATAAGATATTAGAGCTTTTAAGAGATAAGGTAGATTTAGTTGTGCTTGCAGGATACTTATCCATCTTAAATGGAGAGCTACTAA
Proteins encoded in this region:
- a CDS encoding alanine racemase, translating into MDKFKEVQGLKIGREHHMKNFWCDVYLDKIKNNVDRIKELTNNKKIIAVVKGNAYGLGIEGVTEYLDQFVDFFAVGDLEEAKRVRSQKEILLLSPLVTLTDFNTDMDNIIFTIDNEAMLDKLSPEVNIKVHLYIDSGMNRMGISPDRIDSVIEKIKNEFKNINIDGIYTHLHNGSNVKYTKNQINLFKATVEKYVGVIPHIHCLNSICTLNSEYRELAEFTNTVRSGNILYGYDGLNQGFKKAYGFYAKPVNTHFVKKGGYVGYGCKYKAKKDMQVGVLGFGNIEHFGFNKAVKHNVFYDILKAIYNHVKFRPVIFSGNIGVRVLGTANMNTTLISMDDINIESILRVDISPILADSSVEKNYITN
- a CDS encoding phosphoribosylformylglycinamidine synthase, producing MIRTLYVEKRQGFDIEANALLEDFKTNLGINTIKEVRLINKYSFNEIESEVYEKAKAIIFSEPMVDKVYEDQFPISEGEAVFAVEYLPGQYDQRADSAEQCFQILTAGDKLEIKSSKVVCISGDISEDELTKIKQYYINPVDSREVDPLSKELFSSYEIPSEVKNIDDFINMNEEQLSDLHKELGLAMTIEDLILIKEYFSEERRNPSITEIKVIDTYWSDHCRHTTFLTSIESVEIEESIYSSPIIKSFNRYKEARELLYKNKNKDMTLMDIAVIAMKELRSKGMLEDLDISDEINACSIKVKVETEKGTEDYLVMFKNETHNHPTEIEPFGGAATCLGGAIRDPLSGRTYVYQAMRVTGSGDPTVSIENTLKGKLPQRKITLGAAHGYSSYGNQIGLATGQVNEIYDAGYVAKRMEIGAVIAAAPLKNVRREEPVKGDIIILLGGRTGRDGCGGATGSSKEHTVESIEQCGAEVQKGNAPTERKLQRLFRNPKVSTMIKRCNDFGAGGVSVAIGELCRGLDINLDLVPKKYEGLDGTELAISESQERMAVVVSKEDGQKFVELALEENLEATIVAEVTDLERMRMFWNGKKIVDLSRAFLDTNGAKQSTDAILKAPKSEENVFNEENNASLREQWIETLKSLNVASQKGLVERFDSTIGAGTILMPFGGKYQLTPAEGMSAKIPVVNGEAEEATIMSFGFNPKIARWSPYHSAYNAVVESVAKIVACGGKSKKIWLTFQEYFEKLGKNPERWGKPLAALLGAYQAQIDLGIAAIGGKDSMSGSFGEMDVPPTLVSFAVAVEKAKNIISPEFKSVDSQVIYVSVSRDESELINIEEFKKNVEVIERLIEEKKVISAYSLKNGGICEGISKMCFGNKIGVRLSALSKEELFNINYGTFILEVPCGVDVVSEFKGASYKIIGETIEEAAIKVLDESFDIDELILQWERKLSKVFKIKTKEESEKVTSILYENSYKKSPAIKTAKPRVLIPVFPGTNCEYDCTRAFEKEGAEVKQLVLKNLTKESLLDSLVQMEKEIQNSQIIMLPGGFSAGDEPDGSAKFIATVFRNERISNAVMDLLKNRDGLMLGICNGFQALVKLGLLPYGEIVDMEEDMATLTFNTMGRHMSSIVNTKVVSKLSPWFNEVNLGDIHAVPISHGEGRFVAPQELLTVLQSKGQIATQYVDMNGEATLNMPYNPNGSMLAIEGITSPDGRILGKMGHSERIGDNLYKNIIGEFDQKLFKSGVNYFK
- the purE gene encoding 5-(carboxyamino)imidazole ribonucleotide mutase, yielding MKVAIFFGSKSDTDVMKGAANALKEFGVEYKAFVLSAHRVPEKLMETLHEIDEQGFEVIIAGAGLAAHLPGVIASHTTMPVIGVPVNAAINGLDALYSIVQMPKSIPVATVGINNSYNAGMLAVQMLSLKYPELKEKLINFRKDMKEKFIKENGEGVEL
- the purC gene encoding phosphoribosylaminoimidazolesuccinocarboxamide synthase, which gives rise to MEKREMMYEGKAKKIYATDKADEVIVYYKDDATAFNGEKKGQIEDKGVLNNAITSVLFELLAKEGVKTHFIEKLSEREQLCKKVEIVPLEVIVRNVAAGSMAKRLGLEEGFPLKTTVFEICLKDDSLGDPLINDYHAVGIGAATFEELKAMYEITAKVNEVLKAFFLKQNIKLIDFKIEFGRFNGEIILADEISPDTCRFWDATTNEKLDKDRFRRDLGNVKDAYVEILNRINQ
- the purF gene encoding amidophosphoribosyltransferase, with the protein product MRIEPIEDKFKEECGVFGVFSKNNLDVARITYYGLYALQHRGQESAGIAVSDGDNIKLHKDLGLITEAFKERHLEELKGHMAIGHVRYSTTGSTNVENAQPLLSSYKLGSIAIAHNGNLVNADVLRELLEDSGHVFHTSIDSEVIISLIARGAKRGIERAIADAVQTIKGSFALVMMTKDKLIGVRDSNGIRPLCIGKIDDSYILASESCALDTVGAEFVRDVKPGEIVIIDEHGIESVRYSEQTQCETCVFEYIYFARPDSTIDGINVHQSRIKVGEMLFKESPVEADIVIGVPDSGISAAIGYSRASGIPYETGFVKNKYVGRTFITPNQEMRERAVSVKLNPLKVNVEGKRVILIDDSIVRGTTSRHLVEALRKAGATEVHFRVASPVVKFPCYFGIDISYRKELIGSDRTVEQINEVIGADSLSYISLEGLLKCFGEKKGYCLGCFNGIYPVSTPIETAKDHLER
- the purM gene encoding phosphoribosylformylglycinamidine cyclo-ligase, which gives rise to MLTYKQAGVDIEEGYKSVKLIKEYASRTLSKYVLNGLGSFAGMVELPEGYKKPVLVSGTDGVGTKLDIAFKTKKYDTVGIDCVAMCVNDILCHGAKPLFFLDYIACGKLEAEVASDLVKGVSDGCLQGDCSLVGGETAEMPGFYKEGEYDVAGFAVGIVDKDKIINGSTIEEGNVLIGLASSGIHSNGFSLVRKIFTDLNEEFDGKPVWETLIEPTKIYVKPVMNVLESYDIKGMAHITGGGFIENVPRMFGDRELTAVINKDSYPLPNIFQEIINRGVEKDHMYNTFNMGIGFVLAVDKQDKDAVLELLISQGERAYEIGYVKNGGTGICLE